A single genomic interval of Fusarium verticillioides 7600 chromosome 8, whole genome shotgun sequence harbors:
- a CDS encoding CAMK protein kinase: MNTPHAPRTATALPLDDNSQDTGNNSFRGRDTSLRTTSRPIPVPAHTPSRAGASLTPNPRRHDHAYATLSTSPLSSFTLPDVSVTTPPLAHFRADTIAPTSIQEGELPQPQSNTLSIGSPAIPRRSVSPVGSLRISTDFATRPVTPDRRESFNNSNGNGNGSSRGSLTLNHRASSNSLHPISRTPSLKAALTNSLGSASGTSSLVPSPIISAMGDMTPLPSPLMSGDSPGPWKRLSAGSASPPQQRLKSVGEGSVLVTSTGESIDAALSNGAKRKIYSTLEPGDHVHTQSPSNQQPRQHTRNRSVSEYVPDHMGIPKRQISVSARPSAEVSARSHEPQLRRELNLAESRGLTPSVVQPPTPPPSESSRDSADGAGKPKGPRFEYFEANGRNDKKRRRWRAVRMLGQGTFSRVMLATSQIEPDEDSPEVDHGRLTPKPEQSLDRKTLVAVKVCEHGPKGGASEERVEMSLKRELEIMLSIHHPSLVDLKAWSIEPTRAILVLSYCPGGDMFDIATSHRSVLKEPLLRRIFAEMVGAVSYLHERRIVHRDIKLENVLVNLTPSELADPSIDWATYPYSVVILSDLGLSRRIADDEKLETRCGSEDYAAPEVIMGQPYDGRATDAWSLGVLLYALLEARLPFDPHPGMSEAHRMRSRTSHRIARVEWKWVEYYGDDTDHDGDEAKFKQKGLLGAMEITEGLLRRARGRWTVDKVAKTPWVQGAINVEGGIRFREEKDGEEVS; this comes from the coding sequence ATGAACACGCCCCACGCCCCCCGAACTGCGACGGCCCTGCCCCTCGACGACAACTCTCAAGACACAGGCAACAACTCTTTTAGAGGTCGTGATACCTCCCTTCGCACAACTTCTCGTCCCATACCAGTTCCTGCACACACACCTTCTCGTGCTGGGGCCTCCCTTACACCAAATCCTCGTCGGCACGACCACGCCTACGCTACATTGTCCACAAGTCCCTTGTCGTCCTTCACGCTTCCTGATGTCTCTGTTACAACGCCGCCGCTTGCTCATTTCCGTGCGGATACAATAGCACCGACTTCTATACAGGAGGGCGAACTCCCGCAACCACAATCCAACACCCTGTCCATTGGATCACCGGCTATTCCAAGACGCTCTGTCAGTCCTGTGGGATCCTTGCGTATCTCAACTGACTTTGCTACACGTCCCGTAACCCCAGACCGCCGTGAATcattcaacaacagcaacggGAATGGCAATGGTTCATCCCGTGGCTCGTTGACGTTGAACCACAGGGCTTCGTCCAACAGCCTTCATCCCATCTCCCGAACACCAAGTCTTAAAGCTGCCTTGACTAACAGTCTTGGTTCTGCCAGCGGCACAAGCAGTTTGGTGCCTAGTCCTATCATTTCTGCTATGGGGGATATGACGCCCCTTCCAAGCCCGCTCATGTCGGGTGATTCCCCAGGACCctggaagaggctgagcGCAGGTTCTGCGTCACCTCCACAACAGCGCCTCAAAAGCGTAGGAGAGGGCTCTGTTCTGGTTACGAGTACAGGTGAATCGATTGATGCAGCACTTTCCAATGGTGCCAAACGTAAAATATATTCAACCCTCGAGCCCGGCGACCATGTTCATACACAATCGCCTTCTAACCAGCAGCCACGACAGCATACGCGAAACCGCAGCGTGAGCGAATACGTTCCTGATCATATGGGTATTCCTAAGAGACAAATATCCGTTTCAGCACGACCCAGTGCCGAGGTTTCAGCACGGTCCCATGAACCCCAGCTTCGAAGAGAGCTTAACCTTGCAGAATCGCGAGGACTTACCCCTTCTGTGGTTCAGCcaccaactcctccaccaagCGAGTCTTCGCGAGACTCTGCTGATGGCGCCGGCAAGCCTAAAGGACCCCGGTTCGAATATTTCGAAGCAAACGGACGCAATGATAAGAAGCGGCGCCGATGGAGGGCCGTGCGAATGCTTGGTCAGGGAACCTTCAGTAGGGTCATGTTGGCTACAAGCCAGATTGAACCCGACGAAGACTCTCCCGAAGTTGACCATGGAAGGCTGACACCAAAACCGGAACAGAGCCTTGACCGTAAGACTTTGGTTGCCGTGAAGGTCTGCGAGCATGGTCCAAAAGGCGGCGCCAGCGAGGAACGTGTCGAGATGAGTCTAAAACGTGAACTTGAAATCATGCTTTCCATCCACCACCCCTCGCTTGTCGACCTAAAAGCTTGGAGCATTGAGCCTACTCGGGCCATCCTTGTCTTGAGCTATTGCCCTGGAGGTGATATGTTTGATATCGCGACCAGCCACCGGAGTGTGCTCAAAGAGCCTCTATTACGAAGAATATTTGCCGAAATGGTTGGTGCGGTAAGTTATCTCCACGAAAGGAGAATTGTTCACCGAGATATCAAACTCGAAAATGTTCTCGTCAACCTCACCCCTTCTGAGCTTGCAGACCCATCAATCGACTGGGCTACATACCCTTACTCAGTGGTAATTCTGAGTGATTTGGGCCTTTCGAGACGcatcgccgatgatgagaaactgGAAACTCGATGTGGATCAGAAGACTATGCAGCTCCCGAGGTCATCATGGGACAACCTTACGATGGACGAGCTACCGATGCTTGGTCACTCGGTGTTCTTCTGTATGCTCTTCTAGAGGCTCGGCTTCCCTTTGATCCTCACCCAGGTATGAGTGAAGCGCATCGCATGCGCAGTCGCACTAGCCACCGTATCGCAAGAGTCGAATGGAAATGGGTAGAATATTACGGTGATGACACCGACCACGATGGCGACgaagccaagttcaagcaAAAGGGTCTCCTCGGTGCTATGGAGATCACAGAAGGGTTGTTAAGGCGAGCTAGGGGTCGTTGGACTGTCGACAAGGTGGCCAAGACTCCCTGGGTTCAGGGTGCCATCAATGTCGAAGGCGGAATACGTTTCCGCGAAGAGAAGGACGGCGAGGAAGTTTCCTGA
- a CDS encoding DNA primase large subunit: protein MLRQDFNRIDPKRRNVVDHRKKQFAAPTYKDLDYPHRLNFYTDPPTADITLEQFEQWAIDRLRVLAELEACSFRNKTPAETATHMKPILKKHLHLEANSSGSKKIFEQRQKDHYSHFILRLAFSSTEDLRRRFTRVETMLFRLRLNDDDLAERSAFVKTLGLDWCEDVTDEDRRKYAAELAAFASNRKGENDDDTWFKVDWERVPELIESRRVFLKAGKAFVPGREQAGMVVSEFSSRLERQLELTARALPRLDEDDRLTPILNHLSKNFITPDASYMSSTAAVPGAEISAANIDNLSQHFPACMSHLHRSLRRDAHLKHYGRLQYSLFLKGIGLNLEECLVFWRKSFHKITDDKFNKEYRYNIRHVYGDVGGDSNRRGGGYSPFSCQKILTEHPPGPGEAHGCPYRHFNMENLSALVQAMGVNDRSVLQGVKEDKDKQKFHMACNRVFEHLHKQEIKKAKDEGVMTQQQLETIVHPNEYFKRSFLLKNLGRETDVRMEG from the exons ATGTTGCGGCAAGACTTTAACCGAATCGACCCCAAGAGGCGAAATGTCGTCGACCATCGCAAGAAGCAATTCGCTGCCCCTACATACAAAGATCTCGACTATCCTCATCGTCTCAACTTTTACACAGATCCTCCCACAGCGGATATCACCCTCGAGCAATTTGAACAATGGGCCATCGACCGACTACGAG TTCTCGCTGAACTCGAAGCATGCTCGTTCCGCAACAAGACTCCTGCCGAGACTGCAACACACATGAAGCCCATACTCAAGAAGCACCTTCACCTCGAGGCCAACAGCTCAGGCTCCAAGAAGATATTCGAGCAACGCCAAAAAGACCACTACAGCCATTTTATCCTCCGACTTGCGTTCTCGTCTACTGAAGACCTGCGCCGTCGATTCACCCGTGTCGAGACGATGCTTTTCCGCCTGCGACTCAATGATGACGATCTCGCCGAGCGATCTGCCTTTGTCAAGACTCTTGGCCTAGACTGGTGCGAAGACGTAACAGATGAGGATAGGAGGAAGTATGCTGCGGAGCTGGCCGCCTTTGCTAGCAACCGAAAGggcgagaatgatgatgatacatGGTTCAAGGTAGACTGGGAACGAGTTCCCGAGCTCATTGAGAGCCGAAGAGTGTTCTTGAAGGCTGGAAAGGCGTTTGTGCCAGGCCGAGAACAGGCTGGCATGGTAGTCTCGGAGTTCAGCTCGCGACTGGAGCGACAACTTGAG TTGACTGCCCGtgctcttcctcgacttgacgaggatgacCGACTCACACCCATCCTCAACCATCTttccaagaacttcatcaCCCCCGACGCATCTTACATGTCCAGCACAGCCGCTGTGCCCGGTGCCGAGATCAGCGCTGCCAACATCGACAACTTGTCTCAACACTTCCCAGCCTGCATGTCCCACTTGCACCGCTCACTACGTCGAGATGCTCATCTCAAGCACTATGGTCGACTGCAGTACTCGCTCTTTCTCAAGGGTATTGGGCTCAACTTGGAGGAGTGTCTTGTATTCTGGAGAAAGAGCTTCCACAAGATCACAGatgacaagttcaacaaggAGTACCGATATAACATTCGTCACGTTTATGGTGATGTAGGTGGTGATTCCAACCGAAGAGGAGGTGGTTATAGTCCATTCAGTTGTCAGAAGATCCTTACCGAGCATCCTCCTGGTCCTGGTGAGGCCCACGGATGCCCATACCGACACTTCAACATGGAGAACCTCTCAGCACTTGTCCAGGCTATGGGTGTTAATGATCGCTCTGTTCTCCAGGGCGTTAAAGAGGATAAAGACAAGCAAAAGTTCCATATGGCATGTAATCG TGTATTTGAGCATCTGCACAAgcaagagatcaagaaggccaaggatgagggcGTCATGACACAACAACAGCTCGAGACCATTGTTCACCCCAACGAGTACTTCAAGCGCAGTTTCCTGCTGAAGAATCTCGGGAGGGAGACGGATGTGAGAATGGAGGGTTGA
- a CDS encoding DNA primase large subunit has translation MKPILKKHLHLEANSSGSKKIFEQRQKDHYSHFILRLAFSSTEDLRRRFTRVETMLFRLRLNDDDLAERSAFVKTLGLDWCEDVTDEDRRKYAAELAAFASNRKGENDDDTWFKVDWERVPELIESRRVFLKAGKAFVPGREQAGMVVSEFSSRLERQLELTARALPRLDEDDRLTPILNHLSKNFITPDASYMSSTAAVPGAEISAANIDNLSQHFPACMSHLHRSLRRDAHLKHYGRLQYSLFLKGIGLNLEECLVFWRKSFHKITDDKFNKEYRYNIRHVYGDVGGDSNRRGGGYSPFSCQKILTEHPPGPGEAHGCPYRHFNMENLSALVQAMGVNDRSVLQGVKEDKDKQKFHMACNRVFEHLHKQEIKKAKDEGVMTQQQLETIVHPNEYFKRSFLLKNLGRETDVRMEG, from the exons ATGAAGCCCATACTCAAGAAGCACCTTCACCTCGAGGCCAACAGCTCAGGCTCCAAGAAGATATTCGAGCAACGCCAAAAAGACCACTACAGCCATTTTATCCTCCGACTTGCGTTCTCGTCTACTGAAGACCTGCGCCGTCGATTCACCCGTGTCGAGACGATGCTTTTCCGCCTGCGACTCAATGATGACGATCTCGCCGAGCGATCTGCCTTTGTCAAGACTCTTGGCCTAGACTGGTGCGAAGACGTAACAGATGAGGATAGGAGGAAGTATGCTGCGGAGCTGGCCGCCTTTGCTAGCAACCGAAAGggcgagaatgatgatgatacatGGTTCAAGGTAGACTGGGAACGAGTTCCCGAGCTCATTGAGAGCCGAAGAGTGTTCTTGAAGGCTGGAAAGGCGTTTGTGCCAGGCCGAGAACAGGCTGGCATGGTAGTCTCGGAGTTCAGCTCGCGACTGGAGCGACAACTTGAG TTGACTGCCCGtgctcttcctcgacttgacgaggatgacCGACTCACACCCATCCTCAACCATCTttccaagaacttcatcaCCCCCGACGCATCTTACATGTCCAGCACAGCCGCTGTGCCCGGTGCCGAGATCAGCGCTGCCAACATCGACAACTTGTCTCAACACTTCCCAGCCTGCATGTCCCACTTGCACCGCTCACTACGTCGAGATGCTCATCTCAAGCACTATGGTCGACTGCAGTACTCGCTCTTTCTCAAGGGTATTGGGCTCAACTTGGAGGAGTGTCTTGTATTCTGGAGAAAGAGCTTCCACAAGATCACAGatgacaagttcaacaaggAGTACCGATATAACATTCGTCACGTTTATGGTGATGTAGGTGGTGATTCCAACCGAAGAGGAGGTGGTTATAGTCCATTCAGTTGTCAGAAGATCCTTACCGAGCATCCTCCTGGTCCTGGTGAGGCCCACGGATGCCCATACCGACACTTCAACATGGAGAACCTCTCAGCACTTGTCCAGGCTATGGGTGTTAATGATCGCTCTGTTCTCCAGGGCGTTAAAGAGGATAAAGACAAGCAAAAGTTCCATATGGCATGTAATCG TGTATTTGAGCATCTGCACAAgcaagagatcaagaaggccaaggatgagggcGTCATGACACAACAACAGCTCGAGACCATTGTTCACCCCAACGAGTACTTCAAGCGCAGTTTCCTGCTGAAGAATCTCGGGAGGGAGACGGATGTGAGAATGGAGGGTTGA